From Solidesulfovibrio carbinoliphilus subsp. oakridgensis, the proteins below share one genomic window:
- a CDS encoding DsbA family protein: MLLRPALALLATLALFACAPSPSDNGLRQALKEHPDMVLDALGERKSELFGLVVAGQNEYQDAQRQARQAEEFKKPLTPALDPARAFRGPASATTTVVVYSDFLCPYCARGAVTLKEFMERHPDSVRVLFKHYATDDLSKEAALVYEALAVQDPKLAFAFHDAAFAAQQEIEQAGAPAVYALAVKLGANLPRLRRDMRNPELAKRLDDDVAEARSFGIDGTPTFVINGVSVRGAAPIDEFEDVLRRVARSGGEEAPCAACDKKKQ; encoded by the coding sequence ATGCTCCTGCGCCCCGCCCTCGCCCTGCTCGCCACCCTGGCCCTTTTCGCCTGCGCCCCGAGCCCGTCGGACAACGGCCTGCGCCAAGCCCTCAAAGAGCACCCGGACATGGTCCTCGACGCCCTGGGCGAACGCAAAAGCGAACTGTTCGGCCTGGTCGTGGCCGGACAAAACGAATACCAGGACGCCCAGCGTCAGGCCCGGCAGGCCGAGGAATTCAAGAAGCCGCTCACTCCGGCCCTGGACCCGGCCCGGGCCTTTCGCGGTCCGGCCTCGGCCACGACCACGGTGGTCGTCTATTCCGACTTCCTGTGCCCCTACTGCGCCCGGGGCGCGGTGACGCTCAAGGAATTCATGGAGCGCCACCCGGATTCGGTGCGCGTCCTTTTCAAGCACTACGCCACGGACGACCTGTCCAAGGAAGCGGCGCTGGTCTACGAGGCCCTGGCCGTCCAGGACCCGAAGCTGGCCTTCGCCTTCCACGACGCGGCCTTTGCCGCCCAGCAGGAGATCGAGCAGGCGGGCGCGCCGGCGGTCTACGCCCTGGCGGTCAAGCTCGGGGCCAACCTGCCCCGGCTGAGGCGCGACATGCGCAATCCGGAACTGGCCAAGCGCCTCGACGACGATGTGGCCGAGGCCCGGTCGTTCGGCATCGACGGCACCCCGACCTTCGTCATCAACGGCGTGTCCGTGCGCGGCGCGGCGCCGATCGACGAATTCGAGGACGTGCTGCGCCGAGTGGCCCGAAGCGGCGGGGAGGAAGCCCCCTGCGCCGCCTGCGACAAGAAAAAGCAGTAG